The Pseudoxanthomonas sp. CF385 region GGTGGGGCAAACGGATGTCCTTGTCGGCGACGGCTCGGGATGCGACGTGCGCCGCCTGGCAAGCATGCCTCATCGGTTGGCCAGCGTGTGCATGCGGGTGGCCTTCCAGTTGCCGCGGATCCATTCCATCGCCGGCCGTTCGACCAGCCGGTGCAGCAGCGTGGCCAGCGCCAGGGACAGCGCGGCCGCGCCGATGCAGGCCAGCCAGGCCGGCACGCCCGCGCGCTCCAGGTGGTGGATCACGACGAAGCCGATGGCCTGGTGGACCAGGTACAGCGTGTACGAGATCGCGCCGAGGAACGCGAAGAACCGGGTATCCAGGAACGCCAGCTTGCCGCGGATGAACAGCGCGAAGATCGCGCAGCACGCCAGCGCCACCGGCAGGAAGATCGGGCGCTCGCCGATGGCGATGGCGAGCAGCGCGCACAGCAGCATCACCAGGTTGAGCCGCCATTCGTCCGGGTAACGGTGCAGGCGGTAGAACAGGATGCCGATCGCGAAGAACGGGATGAAGCGCAGGATCATCAGTTCCCGCACCCAGTACGAAAAATGCCAGTGGTACTTCTCGCACAGGCCCTCGATGGTCGCCAGCACCAGCCAGCCGCCGATGATCCAGTGGATCCGCTTCAGCTGCCCGAGCATGTACCAGAACAGCATCTGCACGTAGAAGAACAACTCGATCTGCAGGGTCCAGTAGGAACCATCCAGGTGCTCGGCGCCCAGGATCTCCTGCACCATGGTGAAGTTGAGCAGCGCCTGCCCGGCGGGAAGCTGCTGCAGCGGAAGGCCGGCGGTGTAGACCACGCAGGCGGTCAGCAGCACCGCCACCCAGTAGGCCGGGAACAGGCGGGAGAACCGGGACACCACGAAATCCGCCGCCGATCGGGTCCGCTCCAGCGTCATGAAGATCACGAAGCCGCTGATCAGGAAGAACAGGTAGACGCCGTACTTCCCCGCCAGCAGGTCCACCGGCACGCCCTTGGCATGGCCGATCTGCTCCTCGTAACGCGTTGTGAAGTGGTAACCCAGCACGGCGACCGCGGCGATACCGCGCAGGGCATCCAGTTCCACCATCCGCGAGGGCGAAGACGTTTCGTGACCCATCCTATCCCCCTGCATCGGCATGACTCGGCTTTTACAACGCCAACCACGCCATGCGGCGGACAGTCCGGCGCCGCCGTCACCACGCTTCCCGCATGCGCATCCTGATCGTCACCTCCCAGTTCCCGATCGCCGGGGAACCCAACCGTGGCCGCCCGGTCTACCAGACCGTGCGCGAGCTCTCGCGCCTGGCCCAGGTGAAGGTACTCAGCCCGATCGCCACCTACCCGCGCTGGGCACAGCCGCGCAGCTACCTGTACCGCGCCGCCGACGCCGGCCAGGTCGCGCCGGGCTGCGACGTGGACTACGTCACCTACCCCGCCCTGCCCGCGCTGAGCCGCCCGTTCAACGGCCATCTTTCCGCACAGGCGCTGGCGCGGCCGGTGCGGGCGTTCGCACCTGACGTGGTACTGGCCTACTGG contains the following coding sequences:
- a CDS encoding acyltransferase, whose protein sequence is MGHETSSPSRMVELDALRGIAAVAVLGYHFTTRYEEQIGHAKGVPVDLLAGKYGVYLFFLISGFVIFMTLERTRSAADFVVSRFSRLFPAYWVAVLLTACVVYTAGLPLQQLPAGQALLNFTMVQEILGAEHLDGSYWTLQIELFFYVQMLFWYMLGQLKRIHWIIGGWLVLATIEGLCEKYHWHFSYWVRELMILRFIPFFAIGILFYRLHRYPDEWRLNLVMLLCALLAIAIGERPIFLPVALACCAIFALFIRGKLAFLDTRFFAFLGAISYTLYLVHQAIGFVVIHHLERAGVPAWLACIGAAALSLALATLLHRLVERPAMEWIRGNWKATRMHTLANR